From Nicotiana tabacum cultivar K326 chromosome 22, ASM71507v2, whole genome shotgun sequence, one genomic window encodes:
- the LOC107788194 gene encoding 4-diphosphocytidyl-2-C-methyl-D-erythritol kinase, chloroplastic/chromoplastic encodes MSTCNFLGSYQLYTCCNVKKPHIGSFKKSSFSQSWSKRPNESSYFHKNSQFGRSNFVIVKASDSRTTRKQVEITYNPEEKFNKLADEVDREAGLSRLTLFSPCKINVFLRITGKRDDGYHDLASLFHVISLGDKIKFSLSPSKSKDRLSTNVAGVPLDERNLIIKALNLYRKKTGTDNYFWIHLDKKVPTGAGLGGGSSNAATALWAANQFSGSLATEKELQEWSGEIGSDISFFFSHGAAYCTGRGEIVQDIPSPIPFDIPMVLIKPQQECSTAEVYKRFQLDQTSKVDPLSLLEKIKTSGISQDVCVNDLEPPAFEVLPSLKRLKQRVIAAGRGQYDAVFMSGSGSTIVGVGSPDPPQFVYDDEEYRDVFLSEASFITRAANQWYEEPVSASNYGDQAAFSGSFDNS; translated from the exons ATGTCTACCTGTAATTTTCTTGGTAGTTACCAGCTTTACACTTGTTGTAATGTTAAAAAACCACACATTGGTTCCTTTAAAAAGAGTTCTTTTTCTCAATCTTGGTCAAAAAGGCCAAATGAGTCATCTTATTTTCACAagaattctcaatttggaagaagCAATTTTGTTATAGTGAAGGCTTCAGATTCAAGAACTACCAGAAAACAAGTAGAG ATAACATATAATCCTGAAGAGAAGTTTAATAAGTTAGCCGATGAAGTAGATAGAGAGGCTGGGCTTTCAAGACTTACTCTTTTTTCACCTTGCAAG ATAAATGTTTTCTTGAGAATAACGGGCAAGAGGGATGACGGCTATCATGATTTGGCATCTCTCTTTCAT GTAATCAGTCTAGGAGATAAAATAAAATTCTCGCTGTCACCATCGAAATCAAAGGATCGTTTATCTACTAATGTTGCTGGAGTTCCACTCGACGAGAGAAATTTG ATTATAAAGGCCCTCAATCTTTATAGGAAAAAAACTGGAACAGACAATTACTTTTGG ATTCATCTTGATAAGAAGGTGCCTACTGGGGCTGGTCTTGGTGGTGGGAGCAGTAATGCTGCAACAGCTCTGTGGGCAGCAAACCAATTTAGCGGCTCTCTTGCCACTGAAAAGGAGCTCCAAGAATGGTCTGGTGAGATCGGTTCtgatatttctttctttttctcccaTGGAGCTGCCTACTGTACGGGTAGGGGTGAG ATTGTTCAAGATATCCCATCGCCCATACCATTTGACATTCCAATGGTTCTAATAAAGCCTCAACAAGAATGCTCTACTGCTGAAGTTTACAAG CGTTTTCAATTGGATCAGACTAGTAAGGTTGATCCCTTGAGCTTGCTGGAGAAGATCAAAACTAGTGGAATATCTCAAGATGTGTGTGTCAATGATCTAG AACCTCCTGCTTTTGAAGTTCTTCCATCTCTTAAAAGGTTAAAACAGCGAGTGATCGCTGCCGGCCGAGGACAGTATGATGCAGTCTTCATGTCTGGAAG TGGAAGCACAATAGTAGGGGTTGGCTCTCCGGATCCTCCACAATTTGTTTACGACGATGAAGAATACAGGGATGTCTTCTTGTCAG AAGCTAGTTTCATCACTCGGGCAGCCAATCAGTGGTATGAGGAACCAGTTTCAGCTAGCAATTATGGTGATCAAGCCGCGTTCTCCGGATCTTTTGATAATTCTTAG
- the LOC142176310 gene encoding mannan endo-1,4-beta-mannosidase 5-like codes for MERWITSHWQDARTILKKPLVLAEFGKSSRGQGYNLSSRDTFMSNVYRNVYNLAKEGGTMAGSLVWQLMAQGMENYDDGYCIVLGQNPLTTGIISGQSQAMTMLAHLVH; via the coding sequence ATGGAAAGGTGGATTACAAGCCATTGGCAAGATGCAAGAACCATACTAAAGAAACCTCTAGTGCTAGCTGAATTTGGAAAGTCTAGTAGAGGTCAAGGATACAATCTTAGTTCAAGAGACACATTCATGAGTAATGTTTATAGAAATGTCTACAATTTGGCAAAAGAAGGAGGAACAATGGCAGGAAGTTTAGTATGGCAACTTATGGCACAAGGAATGGAGAATTATGATGATGGTTATTGTATAGTTTTGGGACAAAACCCTTTAACTACAGGAATAATTTCAGGTCAATCGCAGGCCATGACGATGTTGGCTCATTTGGTTCATTGA